TTTGATTTTTAGCTCATTGTATGTATCAAGTAAATTTTTTAAAACACCCTCATCGACTTTTTTCGCTTTTAATTTAGCGTTAAATTCATCAAAATTCGTCTCTATCAGTTTTAAATTTATCATAATTTTCCTTTATCTATAAATTCCCACCGCATCTCTTACTTTTTGCATCGTCTGTGACGCTACGTTTTTAGCTTTTTTTGCTCCGGTATCAAGAATATCATAAACCTCATCTTTGCGATTTATATAGTATTCAAATTTTTCTCTAGCCGTTGCAAAATAGTTCCAAACAAGCTCATTTAGATACATTTTAAAATGCCCATAACCCTCACCGCCTTTTTCATATCTAGCAGCAAGTTCTTCTTGCTCTTTTGAATTTAAAAATAGTTTTGCTATGTTAAAAATATTGCAGTTTTTCCACTGCTTTGGAGCTTCTAATGGGGTTGAGTCTGTTACTATAGAGCTACACTGTTTTTTTAGTGTTTTTGCATCGCTGAAAATATCTATCGTATTTCCATAGCTTTTACTCATTTTAGCTCCGTCAGTCCCAGGAACTGTAGCTACGTTTTGCTGAACTCCGGCTTTAGGAATAGTAAATATATCTCCGTGCGCATTGTTAAATTTAATAGCCAAATCACGCGCTATCTCGACGTGTTGAAT
The sequence above is a segment of the Campylobacter hyointestinalis subsp. lawsonii genome. Coding sequences within it:
- the trpS gene encoding tryptophan--tRNA ligase, with the translated sequence MRTLTGLQPSGKLHLGNYFASIKPMVDTQNLGNDDMFMFIANYHAMTSVNEAKKLKESTFEAACAFLALGIDPNKSTFWVQSDVKDVLELYWILSQLTPMGLVERAHAYKDKVAKGFEAHHGLFSYPVLMAADILLFNSNIVPVGKDQIQHVEIARDLAIKFNNAHGDIFTIPKAGVQQNVATVPGTDGAKMSKSYGNTIDIFSDAKTLKKQCSSIVTDSTPLEAPKQWKNCNIFNIAKLFLNSKEQEELAARYEKGGEGYGHFKMYLNELVWNYFATAREKFEYYINRKDEVYDILDTGAKKAKNVASQTMQKVRDAVGIYR